One stretch of Podospora bellae-mahoneyi strain CBS 112042 chromosome 2, whole genome shotgun sequence DNA includes these proteins:
- a CDS encoding hypothetical protein (EggNog:ENOG503P2ZV; COG:S): MARTGFIHHFGTFLLFSASVLLIITCISAPVVRSIALLKVELPGGETNNGGFNFLPDLADGESGRNGNDPSVTFGVFGYCLNDVLGGQCPRRLGYSPLGIIQDLVGPNRGQSGNPNFSPEQTFGEFYSDNSVRTSRALTKAMVLHPIAAAFNFIAFILALGAGMVGSLLASLVAVLAFIITAVTCIIDFVLFGIVRSNLSNGWDSDDEDSLGLQVERVYYDNAAWMTLAAAVLSLVGAIVVFFSCCSGRIHKRRERKRAVKGEVPATDYGTPVAPRRRRRWF, translated from the exons ATGGCCCGGACAGGCTTCATCCACCACTTTGGCACCTTCTTGCTGTTTTCAGCCTCCGTCTTGCTGATCATCACCTGCATCTCGGCCCCAGTAGTGAGATCTATCGCTCTCCTCAAGGTCGAGCTCCCTGGCGGTGAGACCAACAATGGCGGGTTCAACTTCCTGCCCGATCttgctgatggggagagtGGACGGAACGGAAACGATCCCTCGGTTAcgtttggtgtttttgggtaTTGTTTGAATGATGTCCTTGG AGGCCAATgcccccgccgcctcgggtactcccccctcggcatcatccagGACCTCGTGGGCCCCAACCGTGGCCAGTCGGGCAACCCCAACTTCTCCCCCGAGCAGACCTTTGGCGAGTTCTACTCTGACAACTCGGTGCGCACCTCGCGCGCGCTCACAAAGGCCATGGTCCTCCACCCCATCGCCGCGGCCTTCAACTTTATCGCTTTTATCCTTGCGCTGGGCGCGGGTATGGTTGGGTCGCTGCTGGCGTCTCTTGTTGCTGTCTTGGCCTTTATCATCACGGCTGTGACCTGCATCATTGACTTTGTCCTGTTTGGCATTGTGAGGAGCAATCTGAGCAATGGGTGGGATAGTGACGATGAGGATAGCTTGGGGTTgcaggtggagagggtttACTATGATAATGCTGCCTGGATGACGCTCGCGGCTGCGGTGTTGAGCTTGGTCGGTGCTATTGTTGTTTTCTTCAGCTGCTGCAGTGGGAGGATTCataagaggagggagaggaagagggctgtgaagggggaggtgccgGCTACCGATTATGGGACTCCTGTTGCGcccaggaggaggcggagatggtTCTAA
- a CDS encoding hypothetical protein (COG:I; EggNog:ENOG503NV94), with protein sequence MLGSTFRPLAPWIDISDETPGTENNRRKGTTVGDRGELTLDASHRFVLPAGQILGAVWVLYPFFPLTGNNKQIMAEYTPLTYQETLSLPSSSSSSSSSSSSSSSSFDETEKFIPDLETHDPLFTLPPPSPLPPRHRPPRSLLKRTLIFLLPSFLQPGYVPPIPKSPTAYLDGIRGLAALFVFFCHYLYTCYTIATGYGYVPPPPSLDDSDGDFHNASSSGPYNESPFHSSTTTTTSLPPNPYTPNHLHPFKLPFIRLLYSGPPMVAVFFVISGYALSLKPLTLLASQNCSAFSTALSSLIFRRCLRLFLPPAISAFFVVILTRMGAYTAMGDFAHDEVYVRNVQETHYEALNSTAEQMLDWGKGVGEFVHVWDWEVAGGLTRMDVHLWTIPVEFRASMILFLVLLGTARVKRGVRRWAVGGGVVGYCFGSGRWEVVLFLWGMGLAERDVWSKDRKRKQGGGWGWVVVSLVGLWFMSQPDVGSERTPGWVMLTDMIPGWWEEEERYRYYQSLGAGLFVMAVGRCKGWQGFFAWGPVQYLGRISYAMYLMHGPVLHTFGYAVERFVWTRITGVETEGRYDLGFGLAALVIVPAVIWVSDIFWRGVDAPVVRFARWVEGVCSVKE encoded by the exons ATGCTTGGTTCAACGTTCAGGCCCCTGGCCCCTTGGATTG ATATCTCGGATGAAACGCCAGGAACCGAAAATAACCGGCGGAAGGGTACGACTGTTGGTGACCGTGGAGAGTTGACGCTAGACGCTAGCCACCGTTTCGTCTTG CCGGCTGGTCAAATACTCGGTGCCGTCTGGGTCCTGTACCCGTTTTTCCCCCTGACCGGAAACAACAAGCAAATCATGGCGGAATACACCCCCCTCACATATCAGGAAACCCTCAgcctcccctcttcttcttcttcttcctcctcatcctcctcctcctcatcatcatcatttgACGAAACAGAAAAGTTCATCCCCGACCTCGAAACACAcgacccccttttcaccctcccgccaccatccccctTGCCTCCCCGTCACCGCCCACCACGCTCCCTTTTGAAACGCACCCTCATCTTCCTACTAccctccttcctccaacCAGGCTACGTCCCACCAATCCCCAAGTCCCCCACCGCCTACCTCGACGGCATCCGCGGCCTGGCCGCTTTAtttgtcttcttctgccaCTACCTCTACACCTGCTACACCATCGCCACCGGGTACGGGTATgtccccccacctccctccctcgacgacagcgacggTGACTTCCACAAtgcatcctcctccggcccCTACAACGAATCCCCCTtccacagcagcaccaccaccaccacctccctcccccccaacccctacacaccaaaccacctccaccctttCAAGCTCCCCTTCATCCGCCTTTTGTACTCCGGCCCCCCGATGGTGGCCGTGTTTTTCGTCATCTCGGGCTACGCTCTATCCCTCAAgcccctcaccctcctcgcctcccaaaactgctcggccttctccaccgccctATCGAGCCTCATCTTCCGGCGCTGCCTCCGCCTGTTCCTCCCGCCGGCGATCTCCGCTttcttcgtcgtcatcctcacccgGATGGGTGCCTACACCGCCATGGGTGACTTTGCGCACGATGAGGTCTACGTTCGGAATGTTCAAGAGACGCACTATGAGGCGCTGAACTCGACGGCAGAGCAGATGCTGGActggggaaagggggtgggggagttTGTGCATGTctgggattgggaggtggcGGGCGGGCTGACGAGGATGGATGTTCACCTCTGGACTATACCTGTCGAGTTTAGGGCTAGCatgattttgtttttggtgcTCCTCGGGAcggcgagggtgaagaggggggtgaggcgCTGGGctgtggggggaggggtggtggggtatTGTTTTGGGAgcgggaggtgggaggtggtgcttttcttgtgggggatggggttggcggaGCGGGATGTGTGGAGCAAGGACAGGAAGAGAAAgcaaggaggggggtgggggtgggtggtggtgagtctggtggggttgtggttCATGAGCCAGCCTGATGTGGGGAGCGAGAGGACGCCTGGGTGGGTGATGCTTACGGACATGATaccggggtggtgggaggaggaggagaggtatAGGTACTACCAGAGCCTCGGGGCGGGGTTGTTTGTGATGGCTGTGGGGAGGTGTAAGGGGTGGCAGGGGTTTTTTGCCTGGGGACCGGTGCAGTATCTGGGACGGATTAGCTATGCGATGTACTTGATGCACGGGCCGGTGTTGCATACATTTGGGTATGCTGTTGAGAGGTTTGTCTGGACGAGGATCACGGGGGTGGAGACGGAGGGAAGGTATGACCTGGGCTTTGGTCTGGCGGCTCTGGTGATTGTCCCGGCGGTGATCTGGGTGTCGGATATATtctggaggggggtggatgcCCCGGTCGTGAGGTTCGCGAgatgggtggagggggtgtgttCTGTCAAGGAGTGA
- the HEM2 gene encoding Aminolevulinate dehydratase (COG:H; BUSCO:EOG092630N3; EggNog:ENOG503NU9P): protein MSFSSLVQDLSLRDNGVARRRGDASVSTVNDTASRTSHISRAMSYASTTATSVSISGDISSQLHAGYSHPLARSWQAERQLTKSMLIYPLFVSDQDDEEVLIPSLPGQYRRGVNRLIPYLEPLVQKGLRSVILFGVPLRPGTKDALGTSADDPQGPVIRSIQLLRQRFPHLYIVADVCLCEYTSHGHCGILRDDGSLNNQLSVDRISDVAVSYARAGAHCVAPSDMNDGRIRAIKLKLIEEGIVHNVTLMSYAAKFSGCLYGPFRDAAGSAPSFGDRRCYQLPPGGRGLARRAIIRDISEGADIIMVKPASQYLDVISDAKELGKDLPIAAYQVSGEFAMIHAAAKAGVFDLKAMAFESTEGILRAGATIIISYFTPEFLDWLSN, encoded by the exons ATGTCTTTCTCTAGCCTCGTTCAGGACTTGTCCCTCCGCGACAACGGTGTAGCGCGCAGACGAGGTGACGCCTCCGTTTCGACCGTCAACGACACTGCTTCCCGCACATCGCACATCTCGAGAGCCATGTCGTACGCCAGCACTACTGCCACGAGCGTCAGCATCTCTGGTGATATCTCGAGTCAGCTGCATGCTGGTTACAGCCATCCTCTTGCGCGGTCATGGCAGGCCGAGCGCCAATTGACCAAG TCCATGCTCATCTACCCCCTTTTCGTGTCTGAtcaagacgatgaggaggtgcTTATTCCCTCTCTCCCGGGCCAATACCGCCGCGGTGTCAACAGGCTCATTCCGTACCTTGAGCCGCTCGTTCAGAAAGGTCTCCGTTCCGTCATCCTGTTCGGTGTGCCATTGAGACCAGGGACCAAGGACGCCCTTGGCACCTCCGCCGACGACCCGCAAGGTCCCGTCATTCGCAGCATCCAGCTTCTGCGCCAAAGATTCCCCCATCTTTATATCGTTGCCGATGTCTGCCTTTGCGAGTACACTTCCCATGGCCACTGCGGCATATTGAGGGACGATGGCAGCCTGAACAACCAGCTGTCTGTTGACCGTATCTCCGACGTTGCGGTCTCGTACGCTCGGGCTGGCGCTCACTGCGTTGCGCCTTCAGACATGAACGACGGCCGCATCCGGGccatcaagctcaagctGATTGAGGAGGGTATTGTGCACAATGTGACGCTCATGTCGTATGCTGCCAAGTTTTCCGGATGTCTTTACGGACCCTTCCGCGATGCTGCTGGCTCGGCGCCCTCGTTTGGTGACCGCAGATGCTACCAGCTCCCCCCTGGAGGTCGTGGCCTCGCTCGTCGGGCCATCATCCGTGATATCAGCGAGGGAGCCGATATCATCATGGTCAAGCCGGCTTCTCAGTACCTGGACGTTATCAGCGATGCTAAGGAGCTCGGCAAGGACCTGCCCATTGCGGCCTACCAGGTCAGCGGCGAGTTTGCCATGATTCACGCGGCGGCCAAGGCTGGTGTTTTTGACCTCAAGGCCATGGCGTTTGAGAGCACAGAGGGCATTCTCAGGGCGGGagcaaccatcatcatcagctaCTTCACACCAGAATTCCTGGACTGGCTGAGCAATTGA